A genomic window from Candidatus Bathyarchaeota archaeon includes:
- a CDS encoding M48 family metallopeptidase, translating to MLKKDENCLNMDYEVNYRNVKYPRLEYKTGNLLLILPQNYENEATILEKHKKWIMQKEELIKQALKEAEKTNLQNRTNDELEQLVQKTVNSYQHNSELTVNQVFFRKMKTKWASFSTKGNLTVNTLLKHLPYELIEYVIFHEMTHCLERKHNQRFWNNINKKFDDYQKIEKQLLIYWFVIQTFQ from the coding sequence ATGCTCAAAAAAGATGAAAACTGTTTGAACATGGATTACGAAGTTAACTACCGTAACGTAAAATATCCTAGATTAGAATATAAAACGGGTAACTTGCTCCTGATATTGCCCCAAAATTACGAAAACGAAGCAACCATTTTAGAGAAACATAAAAAATGGATAATGCAAAAAGAAGAGCTAATCAAACAAGCACTAAAAGAAGCTGAAAAAACAAATCTCCAAAACAGAACTAACGATGAACTTGAACAACTGGTACAAAAAACAGTCAATTCGTACCAACATAATTCTGAGCTTACAGTAAATCAGGTTTTCTTTCGGAAAATGAAGACTAAATGGGCAAGTTTCAGCACAAAAGGAAACTTAACCGTAAACACTCTACTAAAGCACTTGCCCTACGAATTAATTGAATACGTTATTTTTCACGAAATGACTCATTGTTTAGAACGAAAGCATAACCAAAGGTTTTGGAACAATATCAACAAAAAGTTCGATGATTATCAGAAAATAGAGAAACAGCTTCTGATCTACTGGTTTGTAATCCAAACTTTCCAATAA